In Bacteroidota bacterium, a single genomic region encodes these proteins:
- a CDS encoding capsular biosynthesis protein, whose translation MIGVDMHSHFIPGIDDGAQTLEDSINLLRCMSEFGYRKAITTPHIMSDFYQNTPEIILGGLEKVREAIKKEGIPIEVAAAAEYYLDFDLEAKIDKGNLLTFGNNYLLFEVSYMNPPDIMNQVIFKMVTSGYRPILAHPERYPFWHDDFEKYEEIKDKGALLQVNINSLTGYYGGGAKKIAERLIEKNMIDFIGTDCHRMDHVQVIKDCLREKYLHQLIDSGMLKNQSL comes from the coding sequence ATGATTGGGGTAGACATGCACTCCCACTTTATTCCGGGCATTGATGATGGAGCTCAAACACTAGAGGATTCGATAAATTTATTGCGCTGCATGAGTGAGTTTGGGTATCGTAAAGCCATTACCACCCCGCACATCATGAGCGACTTTTATCAGAACACTCCTGAAATAATTTTAGGTGGACTTGAAAAAGTGCGTGAAGCCATTAAAAAAGAAGGCATTCCAATTGAAGTAGCTGCTGCTGCCGAATATTATTTGGATTTTGATTTGGAAGCAAAAATTGACAAAGGCAACTTACTCACTTTTGGAAATAATTATTTGCTTTTTGAAGTGTCGTATATGAATCCGCCCGACATTATGAACCAGGTAATTTTTAAAATGGTTACGAGCGGCTATCGCCCTATTTTGGCACATCCCGAAAGGTATCCTTTTTGGCACGATGACTTTGAAAAATACGAAGAAATAAAAGATAAGGGAGCTTTGTTACAAGTTAATATCAATTCCTTAACGGGATATTATGGAGGTGGCGCGAAGAAAATTGCCGAGCGCTTAATCGAAAAAAATATGATTGATTTTATTGGTACTGATTGTCATCGTATGGATCATGTGCAGGTAATAAAAGATTGCTTGCGCGAAAAATACTTGCATCAATTAATTGATTCGGGAATGCTCAAAAACCAGAGTCTTTAA
- a CDS encoding SDR family oxidoreductase, with translation MYTTTFHNTDISKLNFLVTGGAGFIGSNLVEYLLKFNAGKVRVLDNLATGFEQNIEGFKALNNFEFQLGDICNIADCHKAMHGIDYVFHQAALGSVPRSIENPIATNNANVNGFLNILIAARDAKVKRLVYASSSSVYGDSQALPKVEEVIGKPLSPYAVSKLVNEQYADIFAKTYGMEIVGLRYFNIFGPKQNPKGAYAAAIPLFMDALMKNVSPFINGDGEQTRDFTFVENAVQANVKAMFCEDKSVSPEVFNIAVGERVSVKQLYEILRHIAGSTIAATHREDRAGDVKNSLADISKAITKLNFQPTVKCEAGLKITFEWFKNNMK, from the coding sequence ATGTATACAACTACCTTTCACAACACCGATATTTCAAAACTTAATTTTTTAGTAACCGGTGGTGCCGGATTTATTGGCTCTAATTTGGTTGAATATTTATTAAAATTTAATGCCGGAAAAGTACGTGTGCTCGATAATTTAGCGACCGGGTTTGAACAAAATATTGAGGGCTTTAAAGCACTTAATAACTTTGAATTTCAACTGGGCGACATCTGCAACATTGCCGATTGTCATAAAGCAATGCACGGAATTGATTATGTATTTCACCAGGCTGCCTTGGGTTCGGTTCCGCGTTCGATCGAAAATCCCATTGCTACCAATAATGCTAATGTAAATGGCTTTTTAAATATTTTGATAGCAGCGCGTGATGCCAAAGTTAAACGTTTGGTATATGCCAGCTCGTCTTCGGTGTATGGCGATAGTCAAGCACTTCCCAAGGTAGAAGAAGTTATTGGCAAACCGCTTTCACCCTATGCAGTAAGCAAATTGGTGAATGAGCAATATGCCGATATTTTTGCGAAGACTTACGGAATGGAGATTGTGGGCTTGCGTTACTTTAATATTTTTGGACCTAAGCAAAATCCTAAAGGTGCGTATGCTGCTGCGATACCCTTGTTTATGGATGCTTTAATGAAAAATGTTTCACCTTTTATTAATGGCGATGGTGAGCAAACACGCGATTTTACCTTTGTGGAAAATGCTGTTCAAGCCAATGTGAAAGCCATGTTTTGCGAAGATAAATCGGTGAGTCCAGAGGTATTTAACATTGCAGTGGGTGAGCGGGTTTCGGTAAAACAACTGTATGAAATTTTGCGCCACATTGCCGGTTCTACCATTGCCGCAACACATCGGGAAGACCGTGCAGGTGATGTAAAAAATTCGCTTGCAGATATTAGCAAAGCGATTACAAAACTAAATTTTCAACCCACTGTTAAATGTGAGGCAGGATTAAAAATTACCTTTGAATGGTTTAAAAATAACATGAAATAA
- the rfbB gene encoding dTDP-glucose 4,6-dehydratase — protein sequence MQTKKILITGGAGFIGSHVVRLFVTKYPHYHIVNLDKLTYAGNLDNLRDIENKPNYTFVKGDIVDIAFVNQLFAEYQFEGVVHLAAESHVDRSITNPTEFVMTNVVGTVNLLNAAKNIWVNQADYAKKLFYHVSTDEVYGSLGETGFFTEETAYDPHSPYSASKASSDHFVRAYFDTYKMPVVVSNCSNNYGSFHFPEKLIPLSINNIKNNKAIPIYGKGENVRDWLFVEDHARAIDVIFHTGKVGDTYNIGGHNEWTNIDLIKLLCRIMDKKLNRPEGESAKLITYVKDRAGHDLRYAIDSSKLQKELGWTPSLQFEEGLEKTVDWYLSHEDWLKNVTSGEYQHFYDKQYVKR from the coding sequence ATGCAAACTAAAAAAATATTAATCACCGGAGGAGCCGGATTTATTGGCTCACACGTAGTGCGACTTTTTGTTACAAAATATCCGCATTACCACATCGTTAATTTGGATAAGCTCACCTATGCCGGAAATTTGGATAACCTTCGAGACATCGAAAACAAGCCTAACTATACTTTTGTGAAAGGTGACATTGTTGATATCGCTTTTGTGAACCAACTTTTTGCCGAATACCAATTTGAAGGCGTGGTTCATCTTGCTGCCGAAAGCCATGTAGACCGCAGCATAACCAATCCCACCGAATTTGTTATGACTAACGTGGTAGGTACGGTAAACCTTCTGAATGCAGCTAAAAACATCTGGGTAAACCAAGCCGACTATGCTAAAAAATTATTTTATCATGTGAGTACCGATGAAGTTTATGGCTCTTTAGGCGAGACCGGTTTTTTTACTGAAGAAACGGCTTATGACCCACACAGTCCTTACTCTGCCTCAAAAGCTAGCAGTGATCATTTTGTGCGTGCGTATTTTGATACTTATAAAATGCCGGTGGTGGTGAGCAATTGCTCCAACAATTACGGATCGTTTCATTTTCCCGAAAAATTAATTCCGCTTAGCATCAACAACATTAAAAACAACAAAGCTATTCCCATTTATGGAAAAGGCGAAAACGTGCGCGATTGGCTATTTGTAGAAGATCATGCACGCGCCATTGACGTGATTTTTCATACCGGAAAAGTGGGTGATACCTATAACATTGGCGGACACAATGAATGGACCAATATAGATTTGATAAAATTGTTGTGTCGCATCATGGACAAAAAATTAAATCGCCCGGAAGGGGAATCTGCTAAATTAATAACCTACGTGAAGGACCGCGCCGGCCACGATTTGCGCTATGCGATCGACTCTTCCAAATTACAAAAAGAATTAGGTTGGACACCCTCGCTTCAATTTGAAGAAGGCTTAGAAAAAACTGTGGATTGGTATTTAAGCCATGAAGACTGGCTGAAAAATGTGACTTCCGGAGAATACCAACACTTTTATGATAAACAATATGTAAAAAGATAA
- the galE gene encoding UDP-glucose 4-epimerase GalE, which produces MTVLVTGGTGYIGSHTVVELQQKGYEVIIIDNLSNSTLEMLDGIEKITGIKPLYINLDLCDAEGVSRFFETHKNISAIIHFAAFKAVGESVAFPLKYYSNNLLSLVNVLQGAMQAGVNLKGFVFSSSCTVYGSPDSLPVSEAAPLKPASSPYGNTKRICEEILQDTVNQANFKAISLRYFNPVGAHDSAIIGELPLGTPNNLVPIITQTAIGKRKKSVEIFGSDYATPDGTCVRDYIHVVDLAQAHVIAIERILNGKSKSNCEVFNIGTGIGYSVLEMVLLFEKISGLKLDYKMANRRPGDIESIYADVSLSSKELGWKAQRNLENMLATSWNWEKKLALQNQKT; this is translated from the coding sequence ATGACAGTTTTAGTAACAGGGGGTACAGGTTATATTGGTTCGCATACCGTGGTGGAATTGCAACAAAAAGGTTACGAGGTAATCATAATCGATAACTTAAGTAACTCCACCTTGGAAATGCTCGACGGCATTGAAAAAATAACGGGGATAAAACCACTTTACATAAACCTCGATTTATGTGATGCAGAAGGCGTATCCCGATTTTTTGAAACGCATAAAAACATCTCAGCCATTATTCATTTTGCTGCTTTTAAAGCAGTTGGTGAGTCGGTTGCTTTTCCGCTTAAATACTATTCTAATAATTTATTATCGCTTGTAAATGTGCTGCAAGGCGCCATGCAAGCCGGAGTGAATTTAAAAGGATTTGTATTCTCATCTTCCTGCACCGTATATGGTAGCCCTGATAGCTTGCCTGTTTCGGAAGCAGCACCCCTAAAACCAGCATCATCGCCTTACGGAAATACGAAACGCATTTGCGAAGAAATACTGCAAGACACTGTAAACCAAGCTAACTTTAAAGCTATAAGCTTGCGTTATTTTAATCCGGTGGGTGCTCACGACAGCGCAATTATTGGCGAATTACCCTTAGGAACACCCAATAATTTGGTTCCAATTATTACACAAACAGCCATCGGCAAAAGAAAAAAATCGGTCGAAATTTTTGGCAGCGATTACGCCACTCCCGACGGCACTTGTGTGCGCGATTACATACATGTTGTTGATTTGGCTCAAGCACATGTGATAGCCATTGAACGCATCTTAAATGGAAAATCAAAAAGCAATTGTGAAGTCTTTAACATCGGCACCGGAATCGGTTATTCGGTGTTGGAGATGGTACTTTTGTTTGAAAAAATATCCGGTTTAAAACTCGATTATAAAATGGCCAACCGCAGACCCGGCGACATCGAATCCATTTATGCCGACGTGAGCCTATCCAGCAAAGAATTGGGTTGGAAAGCGCAACGCAACCTCGAAAACATGCTTGCTACTTCTTGGAATTGGGAAAAAAAGTTGGCCCTTCAAAATCAAAAAACCTAA